A window from Sus scrofa isolate TJ Tabasco breed Duroc chromosome 2, Sscrofa11.1, whole genome shotgun sequence encodes these proteins:
- the RAG2 gene encoding V(D)J recombination-activating protein 2, which translates to MSLQMITVGNNMALIQPGFSLMNFDGQIFFFGQKGWPKRSCPTGVFHFDVKHNHLKLKPALFSKDSCYLPPLRYPATCTFKSSLESEKHQYIIHGGKTPNNELSDKIYVMSVVCKNNKKVTFRCREKDLVGDVPEGRYGHSIDVVYSRGKSMGVLFGGRSYIPSAQRTTEKWNSVADCLPHIFLVDFEFGCSTSYILPELQDGLSFHVSIARNDTIYILGGHSLANNIRPANLYKIRVDLPLGSPAVTCTVLPGGISVSSAILTQTSSDEFVIVGGYQLENQKRMVCNIISFKDNKIGIHEMETPDWTPDIKHSKIWFGSNMGNGTVFLGIPGDNKQALSEAFYFYTLKCTEDDVNEDQKTFTNSQTSTEDPGDSTPFEDSEEFCFSAEANSFDGDDEFDTYNEDDEEDESETGYWITCCPTCDMDINTWVPFYSTELNKPAMIYCSHGDGHWVHAQCMDLAEHTLIHLSEGSSKYYCKEHVEIARALQTPKRVLPLKKPPLKSLHKKGSGKIITPAKKSFLRRLFD; encoded by the coding sequence ATGTCACTACAGATGATAACAGTTGGTAATAACATGGCCTTAATTCAGCCAGGCTTCTCATTGATGAATTTTGATGGGCAAATCTTCTTCTTTGGCCAAAAAGGCTGGCCCAAGAGGTCCTGCCCCACtggagtttttcattttgatgtaaAGCATAACCATCTCAAACTGAAGCCTGCACTTTTCTCTAAGGATTCCTGCTACCTTCCTCCTCTCCGCTACCCAGCCACTTGCACATTCAAAAGCAGCTTAGAGTCTGAAAAACATCAGTACATCATCCATGGAGGGAAAACACCAAATAATGAGCTTTCGGATAAGATTTATGTCATGTCTGTGGTTtgcaagaacaacaaaaaagttacTTTTCGCTGCAGAGAGAAAGACTTGGTAGGAGATGTTCCTGAAGGCAGATATGGTCATTCCATTGATGTCGTGTATAGTCGAGGGAAAAGTATGGGTGTTCTCTTTGGAGGACGGTCATACATCCCTTCTGCTCAAAGAACCACAGAAAAATGGAATAGTGTAGCTGACTGCCTGCCCCACATTTTCTTGGTAGATTTTGAATTTGGTTGCTCTACATCATACATTCTTCCAGAACTTCAAGATGGGCTATCTTTTCATGTCTCCATTGCCAgaaatgataccatttatattttAGGAGGACACTCACTTGCCAATAACATCCGTCCTGCCAATCTATATAAAATAAGGGTTGATCTCCCCCTGGGTAGCCCAGCTGTGACTTGCACAGTCCTGCCAGGAGGAATCTCTGTCTCCAGTGCAATCCTGACTCAAACGAGCAGTGATGAATTTGTTATTGTTGGTGGCTATCAGcttgaaaatcaaaaaagaatgGTCTGCAACATCATCTCTTTCAAGGACAACAAGATAGGAATTCATGAGATGGAAACTCCAGATTGGACCCCAGATATTAAGCACAGCAAGATATGGTTTGGAAGCAACATGGGAAATGGAACCGTTTTCCTTGGCATACCAGGAGACAATAAACAGGCTCTTTCAGAAGCATTCTATTTCTATACATTGAAATGTACTGAAGACGATGTGAACGAAGATCAAAAAACATTCACAAATAGTCAGACATCAACAGAAGATCCAGGGGACTCCACTCCCTTTGAAGACTCAGAAGAATTTTGTTTCAGTGCAGAAGCAAATAGttttgatggtgatgatgaattTGACACCTATAACGAAGATGATGAGGAAGATGAGTCTGAGACGGGCTACTGGATTACATGCTGCCCTACTTGTGATATGGATATCAACACTTGGGTACCATTTTATTCAACTGAGCTCAACAAACCTGCCATGATCTACTGCTCTCATGGAGATGGGCATTGGGTCCATGCCCAGTGCATGGATCTGGCAGAACACACACTCATCCATCTGTCAGAAGGAAGCAGCAAGTATTACTGCAAGGAGCATGTGGAGATAGCAAGAGCACTGCAAACCCCCAAAAGAGTTTTACCCTTAAAAAAGCCTCCACTGAAATCCCTCCACAAAAAAGGTTCTGGGAAAATTATTACCCCTGCCAAGAAATCCTTTCTTAGAAGATTATTCGATTAG